From a single Oncorhynchus tshawytscha isolate Ot180627B linkage group LG29, Otsh_v2.0, whole genome shotgun sequence genomic region:
- the LOC112227753 gene encoding E3 ubiquitin/ISG15 ligase TRIM25-like isoform X2 — protein MSAAMDSISCSICLDLLKDPVTIPCGHSYCMGCIKDCWNQDDLKGVYSCPQCRQTFTPRPVLKKSTMLAELVETLKKTGLQAGTPAHHYAGPGDVACDVCTGRKLKAVKSCLVCLASYCETHLQPHYESPTFKKHKLVKASTQLEEKICSHHDKLVEIYCHTDQQFICYLCTMDKHKGHDTVSAESERTERQSQLGEKQKETKQRIQKRQKEIQDVRQAVKSLRRSAQAAVGDSERIFTELIHSIERKCSEVKELIRAQEKVEVSRAKGLLKQLDQEMAELRRREGELEQLAHTEDNIQFLQSFQSLCVPPRSEHLLSITVNQHVFFEDVRKSVTELKSQLGKICSGEIAKISVKVTKVHIVPPSEPRCLPSFGTTQSGLSVGGLASHGNDTTCQKTRPEPKTREEFLEYYCQLTLDPNTAFNCLCLSEGNRKVTRRYKDQLYPAHSDRFTTYPQVLCGEGLSGACYWEVEWSGDWVDIAVSYKGISRSGPDEGLFRSSKQAWCLECDASGCSFYHNDKPIVIPVSCSTRVGVYLDHRAGTLSFYSVSDTMTLLHRVQTPFTEPLYPGFFVDRSVKIMTSTQ, from the exons ATGTCAGCAGCCATGGACTCAATCAGTTGTTCAATATGTCTGGATCTACTGAAGGATCCGGTGACTATTCCCTGTGGACACAGCTACTGTATGGGCTGTATTAAAGATTGCTGGAATCAGGATGATCTGAAGGGTGTCTATAGCTGCCCTCAGTGCAGACAGACCTTCACCCCAAGGCCTGTTCTGAAGAAAAGCACCATGCTAGCAGAATTGGTGGAGACTCTGAAGAAGACAGGACTCCAAGCTGGTACCCCTGCTCACCATTATGCTGGACCTGGAGATGTTGCGTGTGATGTCTGCACTGGGAGAAAACTCAAAGCGGTCAAGTCCTGTCTGGTGTGTCTGGCCTCTTACTGTGAGACTCACCTCCAGCCTCACTATGAATCTCCTACCTTTAAGAAGCACAAGCTGGTCAAAGCCTCCACACAACTAGAGGAGAAGATCTGCTCTCATCATGACAAACTGGTGGAGATTTACTGCCATACTGATCAGCAGTTTATCTGTTATCTGTGTACAATGGATAAACATAAAGGCCATGATACAGTCTCAGCTGAATCAGAACGGACTGAGAGACAG AGTCAActgggagagaaacagaaggaaacCAAACAGAGAATccagaagagacagaaagagatacagGATGTGAGACAGGCTGTGAAGTCACTCAGG CGCTCTGCACAAGCAGCAGTGGGGGACAGTGAGAGGATCTTTACCGAGCTGATCCACTCCATTGAGAGAAAGTGCTCTGAGGTGAAAGAGCTGATCAGAGCCCAGGAGAAGGTTGAAGTGAGTCGAGCAAAAGGACTGCTGAAGCAACTGGACCAGGAGATGGCtgagctgaggaggagagagggcgagTTGGAGCAGCTCGCACACACAGAAGACAACATTCAATTCCTCCAG agtttccagtctctctgtgtccctcctcGATCTGAACACTTACTCAGCATCACTGTCAACCAACACGTCTTCTTTGAggatgtaaggaaatcagtcactgAGCTAAAAAGCCAATTAGGAAAAATCTGCTCTGGGGAAATTGCCAAGATCTCTGTAAAAG TGACAAAAGTCCACATTGTTCCACCTTCTGAGCCCCGTTGTCTTCCGTCATTTGGCACAACTCAGTCTGGACTGTCAGTTGGAGGATTAGCATCACATGGGAATGATACCACCTGTCAGAAGACGAGGCCTGAACCCAAAACCAGAGAGGAGTTCTTAGAAT ATTACTGTCAGCTCACATTGGATCCCAACACGGCATttaactgtctgtgtctgtctgaggggAACAGAAAGGTGACACGGCGTTATAAGGACCAGCTTTATCCTGCCCACTCAGACAGATTTACCACCTACCCCCAGGTGTTGTGTGGAGAGGGTCTGTCTGGAGCCTGCTACTGGGAGGTGGAGTGGAGCGGGGACTGGGTTGATATAGCTGTCTCATATAAAGGGATAAGCAGGAGTGGACCTGACGAGGGTTTGTTTAGAAGCAGTAAACAGGCCTGGTGTTTGGAGTGTGATGCTTCTGGTTGCTCTTTCTATCACAATGATAAACCGATTGTCATACCTGTCTCCTGTTCCACCAGAGTAG
- the LOC112227753 gene encoding E3 ubiquitin/ISG15 ligase TRIM25-like isoform X1 has translation MSAAMDSISCSICLDLLKDPVTIPCGHSYCMGCIKDCWNQDDLKGVYSCPQCRQTFTPRPVLKKSTMLAELVETLKKTGLQAGTPAHHYAGPGDVACDVCTGRKLKAVKSCLVCLASYCETHLQPHYESPTFKKHKLVKASTQLEEKICSHHDKLVEIYCHTDQQFICYLCTMDKHKGHDTVSAESERTERQSQLGEKQKETKQRIQKRQKEIQDVRQAVKSLRRSAQAAVGDSERIFTELIHSIERKCSEVKELIRAQEKVEVSRAKGLLKQLDQEMAELRRREGELEQLAHTEDNIQFLQSFQSLCVPPRSEHLLSITVNQHVFFEDVRKSVTELKSQLGKICSGEIAKISVKVTKVHIVPPSEPRCLPSFGTTQSGLSVGGLASHGNDTTCQKTRPEPKTREEFLEYYCQLTLDPNTAFNCLCLSEGNRKVTRRYKDQLYPAHSDRFTTYPQVLCGEGLSGACYWEVEWSGDWVDIAVSYKGISRSGPDEGLFRSSKQAWCLECDASGCSFYHNDKPIVIPVSCSTRVGVYLDHRAGTLSFYSVSDTMTLLCRVQTTFTQPLYPGFTVSRTVNILKPNKIITAN, from the exons ATGTCAGCAGCCATGGACTCAATCAGTTGTTCAATATGTCTGGATCTACTGAAGGATCCGGTGACTATTCCCTGTGGACACAGCTACTGTATGGGCTGTATTAAAGATTGCTGGAATCAGGATGATCTGAAGGGTGTCTATAGCTGCCCTCAGTGCAGACAGACCTTCACCCCAAGGCCTGTTCTGAAGAAAAGCACCATGCTAGCAGAATTGGTGGAGACTCTGAAGAAGACAGGACTCCAAGCTGGTACCCCTGCTCACCATTATGCTGGACCTGGAGATGTTGCGTGTGATGTCTGCACTGGGAGAAAACTCAAAGCGGTCAAGTCCTGTCTGGTGTGTCTGGCCTCTTACTGTGAGACTCACCTCCAGCCTCACTATGAATCTCCTACCTTTAAGAAGCACAAGCTGGTCAAAGCCTCCACACAACTAGAGGAGAAGATCTGCTCTCATCATGACAAACTGGTGGAGATTTACTGCCATACTGATCAGCAGTTTATCTGTTATCTGTGTACAATGGATAAACATAAAGGCCATGATACAGTCTCAGCTGAATCAGAACGGACTGAGAGACAG AGTCAActgggagagaaacagaaggaaacCAAACAGAGAATccagaagagacagaaagagatacagGATGTGAGACAGGCTGTGAAGTCACTCAGG CGCTCTGCACAAGCAGCAGTGGGGGACAGTGAGAGGATCTTTACCGAGCTGATCCACTCCATTGAGAGAAAGTGCTCTGAGGTGAAAGAGCTGATCAGAGCCCAGGAGAAGGTTGAAGTGAGTCGAGCAAAAGGACTGCTGAAGCAACTGGACCAGGAGATGGCtgagctgaggaggagagagggcgagTTGGAGCAGCTCGCACACACAGAAGACAACATTCAATTCCTCCAG agtttccagtctctctgtgtccctcctcGATCTGAACACTTACTCAGCATCACTGTCAACCAACACGTCTTCTTTGAggatgtaaggaaatcagtcactgAGCTAAAAAGCCAATTAGGAAAAATCTGCTCTGGGGAAATTGCCAAGATCTCTGTAAAAG TGACAAAAGTCCACATTGTTCCACCTTCTGAGCCCCGTTGTCTTCCGTCATTTGGCACAACTCAGTCTGGACTGTCAGTTGGAGGATTAGCATCACATGGGAATGATACCACCTGTCAGAAGACGAGGCCTGAACCCAAAACCAGAGAGGAGTTCTTAGAAT ATTACTGTCAGCTCACATTGGATCCCAACACGGCATttaactgtctgtgtctgtctgaggggAACAGAAAGGTGACACGGCGTTATAAGGACCAGCTTTATCCTGCCCACTCAGACAGATTTACCACCTACCCCCAGGTGTTGTGTGGAGAGGGTCTGTCTGGAGCCTGCTACTGGGAGGTGGAGTGGAGCGGGGACTGGGTTGATATAGCTGTCTCATATAAAGGGATAAGCAGGAGTGGACCTGACGAGGGTTTGTTTAGAAGCAGTAAACAGGCCTGGTGTTTGGAGTGTGATGCTTCTGGTTGCTCTTTCTATCACAATGATAAACCGATTGTCATACCTGTCTCCTGTTCCACCAGAGTAGGAGTGTACCTGGACCACAGGGCAGGAACTCTGTCTTTCTACAGTGTCTCTGACACAATGACCCTCCTCTGCAGAGTCCAAACCACTTTCACTCAGCCCCTCTATCCTGGGTTCACTGTCTCTAGAACTGTGAATATACTGAAACCAAACAAGATTATTACAGCAaactaa
- the LOC112227754 gene encoding E3 ubiquitin/ISG15 ligase TRIM25, whose amino-acid sequence MAAAMDSISCSICLDLLKDPVTIPCGHSYCMGCIKDCWDQDYVMGFLISCPQCRQTFIPRPVLKKSTMLAELVENLKKTGLQAGTPAHHYAGPGDVACDVCTGRKLKAVKSCLVCLASYCETHLQPHYESPTFKKHKLVKASTQLEEKICSHHDKLVEIYCHTDQQFICYLCTMDKHKGHDTVSAESERTERQSQLGGKQQQSKQRIQDKENEMQEVRQAVYSVKCSAETAVKNSERIFTELIQSIERRRSEVKELIRAQEKAEVSRAEGLLKQLDQEMAELRRREGELEKLSNTEDNIQFLQSFQSLYVPLGSKALPSITFNQHVSFEHIRKSVSGLKSQVEKICSGEIAKISVKMTKVHIVPPSEPGCLPSFGTTQSGLSVGGLASHWNDTTCQKTRPEPKTREEFLEYSCQLTLDPNTAHKELRLSEGNRKVTWSDNDQLYTDHPDRFTTRPQVLCREGLSGACYWEVEWTGVEVCIAVSYKGISRRGHNEWLRSSNQSWCLECGASSCYFYHNDKQTDIPVPRSTRVVGMYLDHKAGTLSFYSVFDTMTLLHRVQTNFTQPLYPGFYVTTSLKILTPTQ is encoded by the exons ATGGCAGCAGCCATGGACTCAATCAGTTGTTCAATATGTCTGGATCTACTGAAGGATCCGGTGACTATTCCCTGTGGACACAGCTACTGTATGGGCTGTATTAAGGACTGCTGGGATCAGGATTATGTGATGGGTTTTCTGATCAGCTGCCCCCAGTGCAGACAGACCTTCATCCCAAGGCCTGTTCTGAAGAAAAGCACCATGCTAGCAGAATTGGTGGAGAATCTGAAGAAGACAGGACTCCAAGCTGGTACCCCTGCTCACCATTATGCTGGACCTGGAGATGTTGCGTGTGATGTCTGCACTGGGAGAAAACTCAAAGCGGTCAAGTCCTGTCTGGTGTGTCTGGCCTCTTACTGTGAGACTCACCTCCAGCCTCACTATGAATCTCCTACCTTTAAGAAGCACAAGCTGGTCAAAGCCTCCACACAACTAGAGGAGAAGATCTGCTCTCATCATGACAAACTGGTGGAGATTTACTGCCATACTGATCAGCAGTTTATCTGTTATCTGTGTACAATGGATAAACATAAAGGCCATGATACAGTATCAGCTGAATCAGAAAGGACTGAGAGACAG AGCCAGTTGGGGGGAAAACAACAGCAATCCAAACAGAGAATCCAGGATAAAGAGAATGAGATGCAAGAGGTGAGACAGGCTGTGTATTCAGTCAAG TGCTCTGCAGAGACAGCGGTGAAGAACAGTGAGAGGATCTTTACTGAACTGATCCAGTCCATTGAGAGAAGGCGCTCTGAGGTGAAAGAGCTGATCAGAGCCCAGGAGAAGGCTGAAGTGAGTCGAGCTGAAGGACTGCTGAAGCAACTGGACCAGGAGATGGCtgagctgaggaggagagagggcgagTTGGAGAAGCTTTCAAACACAGAAGACAACATTCAATTCCTCCAG AGTTTCcagtctctctatgtccctcttgGATCTAAGGCCTTACCCAGCATCACTTTCAATCAACACGTCTCCTTTGagcatataaggaaatcagtctctGGGCTGAAAAGTCAAGTTGAAAAGATCTGCTCTGGGGAAATTGCGAAGATCTCTGTAAAAA TGACAAAAGTCCACATTGTTCCACCTTCTGAGCCCGGTTGTCTTCCGTCATTTGGCACAACTCAGTCTGGACTGTCAGTTGGAGGACTAGCATCACATTGGAATGACACCACCTGTCAGAAGACGAGGCCTGAACCCAAGACCAGAGAGGAGTTCTTGGAAT ATTCCTGTCAGCTCACATTGGATCCCAACACAGCACATAAAGAGCTGCGTCTGTCTGAGGGGAACAGAAAGGTGACATGGAGTGATAACGACCAGCTTTATACTGACCATCCAGACAGATTTACCACACGCCCCCAGGTGTtgtgtagagagggtctgtcTGGAGCCTGCTACTGGGAGGTGGAGTGGACCGGGGTGGAGGTTTGTATAGCTGTCTCATATAAAGGGATCAGCAGGAGAGGACATAATGAGTGGTTAAGAAGCAGTAATCAGTCCTGGTGTTTGGAGTGTGGTGCCTCTAGCTGCTACTTCTATCACAATGATAAACAGACTGACATACCAGTCCCTCGCTCCACCAGAGTAGTAGGAATGTACTTGGATCACAAGGCAGGAACTCTGTCCTTCTACAGTGTCTTTGACACAATGACCCTCCTCCACAGAGTCCAGACCAATTTCACTCAACCCCTTTATCCTGGGTTCTATGTCACTACCTCTCTCAAGATACTGACACCGACTCAGTGA